The Micromonospora krabiensis genome window below encodes:
- a CDS encoding response regulator transcription factor, translated as MTAVLVIEDDARIRLAMVLALEDEGYDTHGVATAEEGLRWQRTTPADNVLVDLMLPGMDGFECIRQLRRDDDVPIVVISARDDTHDIVAALEAGADDYVVKPVAIKELSARLRALRRRGRATQVSAQVFGDLEISPEAGEVRRAGRPVPVTRTEFRLLCELAEHAGKVLSRQQLLQRVWGYDTGDERLVDVHVGRVRQKIEPDPTNPRHLVTLRGLGYKLQR; from the coding sequence ATGACGGCCGTACTGGTGATCGAGGACGACGCCCGGATCCGGCTGGCCATGGTGCTCGCGCTCGAGGACGAGGGTTACGACACACACGGGGTCGCCACCGCCGAGGAGGGGCTGCGGTGGCAGCGGACGACGCCGGCGGACAACGTGCTGGTCGACCTGATGCTGCCGGGCATGGACGGCTTCGAGTGCATCCGGCAGCTGCGCCGCGACGACGACGTCCCCATCGTGGTGATCAGCGCCCGGGACGACACCCACGACATCGTGGCGGCCCTCGAAGCCGGCGCCGACGACTACGTCGTGAAGCCGGTGGCGATCAAGGAACTGTCGGCGCGCCTGCGGGCGCTGCGCCGTCGGGGTCGAGCCACGCAGGTGTCCGCGCAGGTGTTCGGTGACCTGGAGATCAGCCCCGAGGCCGGCGAGGTGCGCCGGGCCGGTCGACCCGTACCGGTCACCCGCACCGAGTTCCGGCTCCTCTGCGAACTGGCCGAACACGCCGGCAAGGTGTTGTCCCGCCAGCAGTTGCTGCAGCGCGTGTGGGGCTACGACACCGGCGACGAACGGCTCGTCGACGTGCACGTCGGCCGCGTCCGGCAGAAGATCGAGCCGGACCCCACCAACCCGCGGCACCTGGTCACCCTCCGCGGACTCGGCTACAAGTTGCAGCGATGA
- a CDS encoding STAS domain-containing protein, which yields MTVVPSDHTMTLICDGCGDTITGTARVLPDAEVVWTLVLEHGWAGSPFASGPHHCPRCDVTAATTGANGAAHGDGRPQHLFGIDDLDELGHDPAVVDADPAEAVRRALRESIEVGRRVLVDLTDVEIINSVGLGVLVRAHQEARERGVTLCLVGPSRFVLTVLHTMRLDGLFPVLESRAIALGGLTTVPTGAPE from the coding sequence ATGACCGTCGTACCCTCGGACCACACCATGACGCTGATCTGTGACGGCTGCGGCGACACGATCACCGGGACCGCCCGCGTCCTGCCCGACGCCGAGGTCGTCTGGACGCTCGTGCTGGAGCACGGGTGGGCGGGCTCGCCGTTCGCCTCCGGGCCGCACCACTGCCCCCGCTGCGACGTCACCGCCGCAACGACCGGCGCGAACGGCGCGGCTCACGGCGACGGCCGGCCGCAGCACCTGTTCGGGATCGACGACCTCGACGAACTCGGCCACGACCCGGCCGTCGTCGACGCCGACCCGGCGGAGGCGGTACGACGGGCGCTGCGGGAGTCGATCGAGGTCGGCCGCCGCGTGCTGGTCGACCTCACCGACGTGGAGATCATCAACTCGGTCGGACTCGGCGTCCTGGTCCGCGCCCACCAGGAGGCGCGCGAGCGCGGGGTGACGCTGTGCCTGGTGGGTCCGTCCCGATTCGTACTGACCGTGCTGCACACGATGCGGCTCGACGGCCTGTTCCCGGTCCTGGAGAGTCGCGCGATCGCTCTCGGCGGACTGACCACGGTGCCGACCGGCGCGCCGGAGTGA
- a CDS encoding BON domain-containing protein: MTLPWPYPDESHFGPADDPDPLEEDVRLAALVAQRICVDWHTRRQQITVTVQNRVVILTGTVGSPGAREAAGELAWDVPGVFDVCNALWLSARHGRAR, from the coding sequence ATGACGCTTCCCTGGCCGTATCCCGACGAGTCCCACTTCGGCCCGGCGGACGATCCGGATCCCCTCGAGGAGGACGTGCGCCTCGCCGCCCTGGTCGCGCAACGGATCTGCGTGGACTGGCACACCCGGCGTCAGCAGATCACGGTCACCGTGCAGAACCGGGTCGTTATCCTGACCGGAACGGTGGGCAGTCCAGGGGCCCGCGAGGCCGCGGGAGAACTCGCCTGGGACGTGCCCGGCGTCTTCGACGTGTGCAACGCCCTGTGGCTGTCGGCCCGGCACGGCCGAGCCCGATGA
- a CDS encoding STAS domain-containing protein produces the protein MSALSITSMIRSAGVVTVVLRGSVGRADVGALRAALGEILRVNRPATLELDLAGLLEIDPGVTGMVAVIIVDANRGTKIRIVRASVAVRRQLRLTGGEDLLG, from the coding sequence ATGAGCGCACTCTCGATCACGTCGATGATCCGGTCGGCGGGAGTGGTCACCGTCGTCCTGCGCGGATCGGTCGGACGCGCTGACGTCGGTGCCCTGCGCGCCGCGTTGGGCGAGATCCTGCGCGTCAACCGCCCGGCGACGCTGGAACTCGACCTGGCGGGCCTACTGGAGATCGACCCCGGCGTCACCGGCATGGTCGCCGTGATCATCGTGGACGCCAACCGGGGCACGAAGATCAGGATCGTCCGCGCGTCGGTGGCCGTACGCCGCCAGTTGCGACTCACGGGCGGGGAGGACCTGCTGGGCTGA